One genomic region from Serinus canaria isolate serCan28SL12 chromosome 7, serCan2020, whole genome shotgun sequence encodes:
- the METTL5 gene encoding rRNA N6-adenosine-methyltransferase METTL5 isoform X2, with protein MKKLKLKELESCLQQVDTFESPKLLLEQYPTRPHIAACMLYTIHNTFDDIENKTIADLGCGCGMLSIGSAMLGAGFCVGLDIDADALEIFNTNIEDFELMNVNMVQCDVCSLSDSMSDTFDTVIMNPPFGTKHNKGIDMIFLKTALQMAKTAVYSLHKTSTRQHIQKKAAEWDVKMEVLAELRFDLPASYKFHKKKSVDIEVDFIRFSAKKS; from the exons ATGAAGAAATTAAAGCTTAAAGAACTGGAAAGCTGTCTTCAACAAGTTGATACTTTTGAAAGTCCAAAACTACTCCTTGAACAGTATCCAACAAGACCTCATATTGCAG catgTATGCTTTATACAATTCACAATACTTTTGATgatattgaaaacaaaacaattgcaGATTTAGGATGTGGTTGTGGCATGCTCAGCATTGGAAGTGCAATGTTAGGAGCAGG ATTCTGTGTGGGGCTTGACATAGATGCAGATgcactggaaatatttaatacCAATATTGAAGACTTTGAGCTCATGAATGTCAACATGGTTCAGTGTGACGTCTGTTCTTTATCTGACAGCATGTCAGATACTTTTGACACAGTTATTATGAACCCTCCTTTTGGTACCAAGCATAACAAAG GAATTGATatgatttttctgaaaacagctCTACAAATGGCAAAAACAGCTGTATATTCCCTTCACAAAACTTCAACACGACAG CACAttcaaaagaaagcagcagaatgggACGTGAAGATGGAAGTTTTAGCAg AACTTAGGTTTGACTTACCAGCATCATACAAGTTCCATAAGAAGAAATCA GTTGACATTGAAGTGGATTTCATTAGATTTTCTGCCAAAAAATCCTGA
- the SSB gene encoding LOW QUALITY PROTEIN: lupus La protein (The sequence of the model RefSeq protein was modified relative to this genomic sequence to represent the inferred CDS: inserted 1 base in 1 codon) yields MAENGNGENMSILESKICQQIEYYFGNHNLPRDKFLKEQIKLDDGWVPLEVMIKFNRLSRLSKDFGVIVEALRKSKTGLMEINEDKTKIRRSPNKPLPELNDQYKAAIKNRSVYVKGFPLDATLDDIKEWLEDKGPVENIQMRRTLQRTFKGSIFAVFDSVESAKKFTEIPNQKYKDTELIVLFKEEYCTKKNEERKQNKVEAKARAKQEKEEKQKQAADAEMKSLEEKTGCLLKFSGDLDDQTCREDLHEVFXGHGEIKWIHFVRGAKEGIILFKDIAKEALEKARAAHNENLQLRNKDVSWEVLEGDAEKDALKKILEDQQELLKQKSKGRKLKGKGRGGKIPQGAQKGKIQFQGKKIKFENDEEDGENDTKTEPASPKKRPLEETEKEEPAPKQLKTENGDGNQ; encoded by the exons ATGGCTGAAAATGGAAATGGTGAAAACATGTCTATCTTGGAAAGCAAAATCTGTCAGCAAATTGAG TACTATTTTGGCAATCACAATCTCCCAAGAGACAAGTTTCTAAAGGAACAGATCAAACTAGATGATGGCTGGGTGCCTTTAGAAGTAATGATCAAATTCAACAG GTTAAGTCGCCTTTCAAAAGATTTTGGTGTTATTGTAGAAGCACTGAGAAAATCCAAGACTGgtttaatggaaataaatgaagaCAAAACTAAAATCAGAAGATCTCCAAATAAACCCCTTCCTGAATTAAATGACCAGTATAAGGCTGCAATTAAAAACAGATCTGTATACGTT AAAGGCTTTCCACTAGATGCTACTCTTGATGATATCAAAGAATGGCTTGAGGATAAAGGTCCAgttgaaaatattcaaatgagGAGAACATTGCAGAGAACGTTTAAG GGCTCAATATTTGCAGTTTTTGATAGTGTTGAATCTGCTAAGAAGTTCACAGAGATACCAAATCAAAAGTACAAAGACACAGAGCTGATAGTACTTTTCAA GGAAGAGTATTGTAcaaagaagaatgaagaaaggaaacaaaataaagtagAAGCGAAAGCAAGAGCTAAACA ggaaaaagaagaaaagcagaaacaagcAGCAGATGCTGAAATG AAGTCTCTGGAAGAAAAGACAGGATGTCTTTTGAAGTTTTCTGGTGATCTAGATGACCAAACATGCAGAGAAGACCTCCATGAAGTAT CCGGTCACGGAGAAATCAAGTGGATACACTTTGTTAGAGGTGCAAAGGAG GGAATTATCCTATTTAAGGATATTGCCAAAGAAGCTCTGGAAAAAGCCAGAGCAGCACATAATGAAAACTTGCAGCTCCGGAACAAGGATGTTTCATGGGAAGTGCTAGAAGGAGATGCAGAGAAAGAcgctctgaaaaaaatcctggaagatcagcaggaattgctgaaacagaaatcaaaag GGCGCAAActtaaaggaaaaggaagagggggAAAGATACCTCAGGGtgcacaaaaaggaaaaatacagtttcagggcaagaaaataaagtttgaGAATGATGAAGAAGATGGTGAAAATGATACTAAAACAG AACCAGCAAGTCCCAAGAAGAGACCActagaggaaacagaaaaggaagaaccTGCAccaaaacaactgaaaacagaaaatggagaTGGAAATCAGTAG
- the METTL5 gene encoding rRNA N6-adenosine-methyltransferase METTL5 isoform X1, producing MSRVYNKRDQSSHLLTTHGEAPWRVIPAGARQPGKGRGGASEVRGGARSARPGPARPSKTINMKKLKLKELESCLQQVDTFESPKLLLEQYPTRPHIAACMLYTIHNTFDDIENKTIADLGCGCGMLSIGSAMLGAGFCVGLDIDADALEIFNTNIEDFELMNVNMVQCDVCSLSDSMSDTFDTVIMNPPFGTKHNKGIDMIFLKTALQMAKTAVYSLHKTSTRQHIQKKAAEWDVKMEVLAELRFDLPASYKFHKKKSVDIEVDFIRFSAKKS from the exons ATGTCTCGTGTTTATAATAAACGAGACCAAAGCTCGCACTTGTTAACGACACACGGGGAAGCTCCCTGGCGTGTCATTCCCGCAGGTGCCCGTCAGCCCGGGAAGGGGCGGGGCGGCGCGTCGGAAGTGCGCGGTGGCGCTCGgagcgcccggcccggcccagcccggccgaG taaaaCCATAAACATGAAGAAATTAAAGCTTAAAGAACTGGAAAGCTGTCTTCAACAAGTTGATACTTTTGAAAGTCCAAAACTACTCCTTGAACAGTATCCAACAAGACCTCATATTGCAG catgTATGCTTTATACAATTCACAATACTTTTGATgatattgaaaacaaaacaattgcaGATTTAGGATGTGGTTGTGGCATGCTCAGCATTGGAAGTGCAATGTTAGGAGCAGG ATTCTGTGTGGGGCTTGACATAGATGCAGATgcactggaaatatttaatacCAATATTGAAGACTTTGAGCTCATGAATGTCAACATGGTTCAGTGTGACGTCTGTTCTTTATCTGACAGCATGTCAGATACTTTTGACACAGTTATTATGAACCCTCCTTTTGGTACCAAGCATAACAAAG GAATTGATatgatttttctgaaaacagctCTACAAATGGCAAAAACAGCTGTATATTCCCTTCACAAAACTTCAACACGACAG CACAttcaaaagaaagcagcagaatgggACGTGAAGATGGAAGTTTTAGCAg AACTTAGGTTTGACTTACCAGCATCATACAAGTTCCATAAGAAGAAATCA GTTGACATTGAAGTGGATTTCATTAGATTTTCTGCCAAAAAATCCTGA
- the KLHL23 gene encoding kelch-like protein 23 — protein sequence MAATGQEEYSYLYKDSAHPAGFLEAFRAFYLDGLFTDITLQCASGVIFHCHRAALAACSSYFKAMFTADMKEKSKNQINLPGLSHAVLEALVNYAYTSQIQITKRNVQSLLQAADLLQFVSVKKACEQFLVRHLDTDNCIGMHSFAEYHDCSELEKESRRILLWQFEEVWKQEEFLDIGKEKLSYILSRENLNVQKEEAAIEAVIKWVAHNVEGRIEDICEVLSCIKLDLDNVYLRSALSLQNKCRLNDSKIRSLIYNALNLNPKGLSRRSTAAMYVIGGYYWHPLSEVHVWDPLTNTWVQGTEMPDYTRESYGVTSLGPDIYVTGGYRTESIEALDSVWIYNSERDEWTEGCPMLDARYYHCAVSLSGCIYALGGYRKGAPVQEAEFYDPLIQKWLPIANMIKGVGNATACVLHEVIYVAGGHYGYRGSCTYDKIQRYHSGSNEWSIVTTSPHPEYGLCSITLQNKIYFVGGQTTITDCYDPEQNEWKQMAHMMERRMECGTVVMNGCIYVTGGYSYSKGTYLQSIEKYDPELNKWEAVGNLPSAMRSHGCVCVYNV from the exons ATGGCCGCGACCGGGCAGGAGGAGTACTCGTACCTCTACAAGGACTCCGCGCACCCCGCCGGCTTCTTGGAGGCGTTCCGGGCGTTTTACCTGGACGGGCTGTTCACCGACATCACCCTGCAGTGCGCTTCGGGGGTCATCTTCCActgccacagagctgccctggcagcctgcagcagtTACTTTAAAGCCATGTTCACAGCcgatatgaaagaaaaatccaaaaaccAGATCAACCTTCCTGGGCTCAGCCACGCAGTACTGGAAGCTCTCGTGAATTATGCATACACATCACAGATCCAGATAACAAAGAGAAATGTCCAAAGCCTACTCCAGGCTGCAGATCTGCTCCAGTTCGTGTCAGTAAAGAAAGCCTGTGAGCAGTTTCTGGTAAGGCACTTAGATACTGACAACTGCATTGGGATGCACTCCTTTGCTGAATATCATGATTGCTCGGAGCTGGAGAAAGAGTCCAGAAGGATTTTGTTATGGCAGTTTGAAGAAGTGTGGAAGCAGGAAGAGTTTCTGGACATTGGCAAGGAGAAGCTCTCTTATATTCTCTCCAGGGAGAATCTCAATGTTCAGAAAGAAGAGGCAGCCATTGAAGCTGTCATTAAGTGGGTGGCACACAACGTGGAAGGAAGAATTGAAGACATCTGTGAAGTGCTGAGCTGCATCAAATTAGACTTAGATAACGTGTATTTGAGGTCAGCTTTAAGCCTGCAAAACAAATGCCGACTCAATGACAGTAAGATAAGGTCACTCATATATAATGCCCTGAACCTCAATCCCAAAGGTCTTTCCAGAAGATCCACAGCAGCCATGTACGTAATTGGAGGATATTATTGGCATCCCTTATCAGAAGTGCATGTTTGGGATCCTTTAACCAATACATGGGTCCAGGGAACAGAGATGCCAGATTACACCAGAGAGAGCTATGGGGTCACTAGTTTGGGACCAGACATATATGTGACAGGAGGTTACAGAACAGAGAGCATTGAAGCTCTTGACTCCGTGTGGATATATAACAGTGAGAGAGATGAGTGGACAGAAGGCTGCCCCATGCTCGATGCAAGGTATTACCACTGCGCCGTTTCCTTGAGTGGCTGCATTTATGCATTGGGAGGGTACCGAAAGGGAGCTCCAGTCCAAGAAGCTGAGTTTTATGATCCTTTAATACAGAAATGGCTTCCCATTGCAAACATGATCAAAG GAGTTGGAAATGCCACTGCCTGTGTCCTGCATGAAGTCATCTATGTCGCTGGAGGTCACTATGGTTACAGGGGAAGCTGCACCTACGATAAAATCCAGAGATACCATTCAGGTAGCAATGAGTGGAGTATAGTCACCACAAGTCCACATCCAG aatatGGATTGTGTTCAATTACGTTACAAAACAAGATCTATTTTGTGGGTGGACAGACCACGATCACTGACTGCTATGACCCAGAGCAAAATGAGTGGAAGCAGATGGCTCACATGATGGAGAGAAGGATGGAGTGTGGCACGGTGGTTATGAACGGATGCATCTATGTAACAGGAGGATATTCCTATTCAAAAGGAACATACCTGCAGAGCATTGAGAAATACGACCCTGAACTGAACAAATGGGAAGCAGTAGGTAATCTTCCCAGTGCTATGCGGTCAcatggctgtgtctgtgtgtataaTGTGtaa
- the CFAP210 gene encoding cilia- and flagella- associated protein 210 isoform X1: protein MAAAGRRRRGAPNNWKEKDVLDEYFLQKERDLRQVIVLPKAQWERIQGSIREAPHTAEKKQQAEVELDSKAAEKEDQRNATLSALLLTKVLKERDAQVEFLKSIFVDNKKKDYEEEQRKFKEYILSEQEKAHQHYMNKQALCKDQLQQIKEREHQADLAKEEKKREEEEIQRSIELYQLETQRKKEKEHEEKMERRKLYHAYINDQKIIKAIEEQNRMEEDERIKAHFKAKEIIAQMRKKKEAEMRRQVQEQRDKIISRLAEQMSETLRKEDDRLARDVARIEAEEEKKRKEKEAKQKAAIESIAEHRATVMKLKEEKERQEKEEAEKERDRLMEKARIHLEMENNKKHGRDEANREVQKIQLQQMAEKQARKEQEKQADLDYNAQREAIALYKEEEFQKYAKELIETESKTTQHLYPLLKACENGRGLRHRPFF, encoded by the exons atggcggcggcggggcggcggcggcgcggtgCCC CAAAtaattggaaagaaaaggatgttTTAGATGAGTATTTccttcaaaaagaaagagatcTTCGTCAGGTCATTGTACTGCCAAAAGCACAATGGGAGAGGATTCAGGGCAGCATTAGAGAAGCACCACACACTGCTGAGAAGAAACAACAGGCAGAAGTGGAATTGGACTCCAAAGCTGCTGAAAAAGAAGACCAGCGCAATGCCACTCTG AGTGCACTTCTACTTACTAAGGTCCTAAAAGAAAGAGATGCTCAAGTTGAATTTCTAAAGTCAATATTCGTTGATAACAAAAAGAAGGACTATGAAGAAGAGCAACGTAAATTTAAAGAATACATTCTCAGTGAGCAAGAAAAAGCACATCAGCATTATATGAATAAACAGGCACTATGCAAAGATCAGTTACAACA AATAAAGGAGCGCGAGCATCAGGCAGATCTGgccaaagaggaaaaaaaaagggaagaggaagaaattcagAGATCAATCGAACTGTACCAACTGGAAAcccagagaaaaaaagaaaaggaacacGAGGAAAAAATGGAACGCCGGAAGCTGTATCAT GCATATATAAATGACCAGAAAATAATCAAAGCAATAGAGGAACAAAACCGAATGGAAGAAGATGAGAGGATCAAAGCTCAttttaaagcaaaggaaattattgcccagatgagaaaaaagaaagaagctgaaatgcGTAG ACAAGTACAGGAACAACGGGACAAAATCATTAGTCGATTAGCTGAACAAATGAGTGAGACATTAAGGAAGGAAGACGATCGACTGGCTAGAGATGTTGCAAGAAtagaagctgaagaagaaaaaaaacgcaaagagaaagaagcaaaacaaaaggcTGCCATTGAATCTATTGCTGAACACAGAGCCACTGTG ATGAagttgaaagaggaaaaggagagacaggagaaagaagaggCTGAAAAAGAACGTGATAGGTTAATGGAAAAAGCACGCATCCAcctggaaatggaaaacaacaaaaaacatgGACGAGATGAGGCAAACAGAGAAGTACAGAAAATTCAGCTCCAGCAAATG GCTGAAAAGCAGGcaagaaaagagcaggaaaagcaagcaGACTTGGACTACAATGCTCAGAGAGAGGCTATTGCACTTTATAAAGAGGAAGAGTTTCAGAAATATGCAAAGGAATTAATCGAAACAGAATCTAAGACGACACAGCATCTTTATCCTCTTCTCAAAGCATGTGAAAATGGAAGAGGACTGCGACATAGGCCATTTTTCtga
- the CFAP210 gene encoding cilia- and flagella- associated protein 210 isoform X2 has translation MAAAGRRRRGAPNNWKEKDVLDEYFLQKERDLRQVIVLPKAQWERIQGSIREAPHTAEKKQQAEVELDSKAAEKEDQRNATLNLIKQKLQAKKLREEKEEEERKLLDLEEAKFQAAKRKEVIDRAKTYLSYQDDRMRQFHSALLLTKVLKERDAQVEFLKSIFVDNKKKDYEEEQRKFKEYILSEQEKAHQHYMNKQALCKDQLQQIKEREHQADLAKEEKKREEEEIQRSIELYQLETQRKKEKEHEEKMERRKLYHAYINDQKIIKAIEEQNRMEEDERIKAHFKAKEIIAQMRKKKEAEMRRQVQEQRDKIISRLAEQMSETLRKEDDRLARDVARIEAEEEKKRKEKEAKQKAAIESIAEHRATVMKLKEEKERQEKEEAEKERDRLMEKARIHLEMENNKKHGRDEANREVQKIQLQQMAEKQARKEQEKQADLDYNAQREAIALYKEEEFQKYAKELIETESKTTQHLYPLLKACENGRGLRHRPFF, from the exons atggcggcggcggggcggcggcggcgcggtgCCC CAAAtaattggaaagaaaaggatgttTTAGATGAGTATTTccttcaaaaagaaagagatcTTCGTCAGGTCATTGTACTGCCAAAAGCACAATGGGAGAGGATTCAGGGCAGCATTAGAGAAGCACCACACACTGCTGAGAAGAAACAACAGGCAGAAGTGGAATTGGACTCCAAAGCTGCTGAAAAAGAAGACCAGCGCAATGCCACTCTG AACCTGATAAAACAGAAACTTCAAGCCAAAAAATTAcgtgaagaaaaggaagaggaagaaagaaagttACTTGATTTGGAAGAAGCAAAGTTCCAAGCAGCAAAACGGAAGGAGGTTATTGATCGTGCAAAAACCTACCTATCTTACCAGGACGACAGAATGAGACAGTTCCAT AGTGCACTTCTACTTACTAAGGTCCTAAAAGAAAGAGATGCTCAAGTTGAATTTCTAAAGTCAATATTCGTTGATAACAAAAAGAAGGACTATGAAGAAGAGCAACGTAAATTTAAAGAATACATTCTCAGTGAGCAAGAAAAAGCACATCAGCATTATATGAATAAACAGGCACTATGCAAAGATCAGTTACAACA AATAAAGGAGCGCGAGCATCAGGCAGATCTGgccaaagaggaaaaaaaaagggaagaggaagaaattcagAGATCAATCGAACTGTACCAACTGGAAAcccagagaaaaaaagaaaaggaacacGAGGAAAAAATGGAACGCCGGAAGCTGTATCAT GCATATATAAATGACCAGAAAATAATCAAAGCAATAGAGGAACAAAACCGAATGGAAGAAGATGAGAGGATCAAAGCTCAttttaaagcaaaggaaattattgcccagatgagaaaaaagaaagaagctgaaatgcGTAG ACAAGTACAGGAACAACGGGACAAAATCATTAGTCGATTAGCTGAACAAATGAGTGAGACATTAAGGAAGGAAGACGATCGACTGGCTAGAGATGTTGCAAGAAtagaagctgaagaagaaaaaaaacgcaaagagaaagaagcaaaacaaaaggcTGCCATTGAATCTATTGCTGAACACAGAGCCACTGTG ATGAagttgaaagaggaaaaggagagacaggagaaagaagaggCTGAAAAAGAACGTGATAGGTTAATGGAAAAAGCACGCATCCAcctggaaatggaaaacaacaaaaaacatgGACGAGATGAGGCAAACAGAGAAGTACAGAAAATTCAGCTCCAGCAAATG GCTGAAAAGCAGGcaagaaaagagcaggaaaagcaagcaGACTTGGACTACAATGCTCAGAGAGAGGCTATTGCACTTTATAAAGAGGAAGAGTTTCAGAAATATGCAAAGGAATTAATCGAAACAGAATCTAAGACGACACAGCATCTTTATCCTCTTCTCAAAGCATGTGAAAATGGAAGAGGACTGCGACATAGGCCATTTTTCtga
- the PHOSPHO2 gene encoding pyridoxal phosphate phosphatase PHOSPHO2 → MKFLLVFDFDHTIIDENSDTWIVKCAPERKLPNGLRNSYQPGHWTEYMGRVFVYLGDNGVKEDEMKRTMTTIPFTAGMIDLLGFIGKNKELFDCIIVSDSNTVFIDWILKAADFHKVFDEVFTNPAAFSSTGYLTVQHFHAHHCAKCPKNLCKRKVLKEFLDKQLERGVSYTQVIYIGDGGNDLCPVMFLKKNDIAMPRQGYTLEKRISQLAQSLSPVQCSVLVWSSAIDIMSYLKLLIKE, encoded by the coding sequence ATGaaatttctgttggtttttgaTTTTGACCATACAATCATAGATGAAAATAGTGACACCTGGATTGTGAAATGTGCTCCTGAAAGAAAACTTCCTAATGGATTAAGAAACTCTTACCAACCAGGACATTGGACAGAATATATGGGCAGAGTCTTTGTCTACTTGGGAGACAATGGTGTCAAAGAAGATGAGATGAAAAGAACTATGACAACAATTCCTTTCACTGCGGGAATGATAGATCTTCTGGGATTTATTGGCAAGAACAAGGAGTTGTTTGATTGTATAATTGTTTCAGATTCTAATACAGTATTTATTGACTGGATTTTGAAAGCTGCTGACTTCCATAAAGTGTTTGATGAAGTGTTTACAAACCCTGCAGCATTCAGCAGTACTGGCTATCTTACTGTACAGCACTTCCATGCTCACCATTGTGCAAAGTGCCCTAAAAACCTTTGcaaaaggaaagttttaaaagaatttctAGATAAACAGTTGGAGCGAGGAGTGAGTTATACACAAGTTATATATATAGGTGATGGTGGGAATGACTTATGTCCAGTAATGTTTTTGAAGAAGAATGATATTGCTATGCCCAGGCAGGGGTATACCTTGGAGAAAAGGATTTCTCAATTGGCCCAAAGTCTCAGTCCTGTACAGTGTTCTGTTCTGGTTTGGTCATCTGCAATTGACATTATGTCTTACCTGAAATTACTTATAAAGGAATGA